Below is a window of Oncorhynchus clarkii lewisi isolate Uvic-CL-2024 chromosome 19, UVic_Ocla_1.0, whole genome shotgun sequence DNA.
ATTAACTGCCAGCCTTTCCTGCTCTTTTTCCACTTAACCCTCCATGCTCTGCTTCAGCGACTCACTAGCCTATCCTCTATTAGTTTAATTCATTCCTAGACCTGAGCCTCAATGTCTGCAGCCAaccaatgacagagagagagagagaccttgcaGAGATACCTTAGAATAATATTGTGCAATTTGAGCAGACTATCATGAAATATGACACACCTCTTTTAAACAAACTGAAATCATGACAGAGAGATATCATGTAGGCCCTGTTCCCATATATTTATAGTCCAACAAGTATGCACTTGTATCTATTACACTCCCACTGTAGAACTGTTACTAAAGTGTCACTAAGATGTCACTTTAGTACTTATAGAGTGCCACAGTAGGAGTCATAATACCTATCAAgtctagcggtcaaacagggaaatggttccaatcgttattcaaccattcatttttcccataggggattttagaaacatttCAATGAGGGCTGTGTTTCATGAAGGCTTACCCTGGCCtgacgttttgataactgtgtaaatctctctaggacaaagTGACTTATTAATATATTCACCTGTATTTACCGCCCAAAactgaaatgctaattagctgctaatgccatgatgatctggaagAGACTgacgaatcgaggcaaaggtaagaatctctggatgaactatctaatgttagctaaatgtagtactGAATAAATTGGCTATATTTCTTTaaaattgacaattctgtgaactgtcttgtgcacaTTTTAAAtggacacaatacctgttagaaAAGGTGTCAGCttgagatgacgtgcaggagcttgcagggatttgtagttttgcatgatgtaTACGAATCcgagagtaaatagagccaaaCATATTGGATACAAGTTgtctgagagagatttacatggctATCAAAACGcaacgccagggtaagcctacacaaaacacagaccttattttaaatgtttctaaaatcccctatgggaaaaatggaTGGTGgaaaaaactattggaaccatttccctggatggctaggttttatgggtattacgACACCTCCACTGTAGGGCTATAAACATTAGTTTTCTAAACTATGAACAGGACTATGCCTATTGCATCCTGTATGAATAATAAGAAAAGTGATCATGCCTCGCTGCTTGGTTACAAAGCTTTTCCAAGTAATGATTTGTAAAACCAATATAGCATTTCCATCACCATACAAACTCTACAAAGAAAACTCTTATGCACCATTAGTCCACACATTTCTAACTAATAGGCTATAGCCTAATTCCGCATAGCCTACTACTCTAGTTACCTTATCATGGAAAGTAAATATTATGTACTCAGCTATTGGACCATATAGTAGGCTAACTAATGAAGTAGCCTAGTCACAATATAGCCTTCATTATAAACTAATATTATGGCCAGGATGCAGCCTAAGGTGTACCAGAAAAATAGAAATGGCAGGTTGGTAGACAGAGCAACGTGTAACATGATCCTCTATGGACGGTTTCCAGGGACTATTTAGATTAGAGTGTGGCTTCCGATAATCAGCTTACCAGGTTGAAGACGGTCTCCACAATGTCCCGGTTGGAAACTTCCCCAACTTCCACCAGGCCGGCGAGGACAGCGAATTTCATTTTGATTCCTCGGATTGGGATCCCAGGGTTGAGCGACACCGCCGCAGCTCCATCACCTTGCCCGGCTGATCGCCCAGCACCAGGCGTCTCCTCGCTAGCCATTGCTACAGGAGGACAGGTGGCGGTAACAGGTAAGGCACCTGTTCACCCCCAAAGGCGGTAATGGGATACAGGAAAGTCGGTGAAAGAAAAAAATCAATGGTATCCTCTTTCCAGTTATGTCGACAGTCTGGAGGTAAACAACGAAAATATGTCCCTCCCCATTCAAAACAGTTCCCAAAATAAGCCTTCGAGTCAACAAAGTATGTTTTGTAGTCCGCGAAAGGCACAGGAGCATGAGGGTTTGATTTCTAGCCGATGACACCGCGACATTGGAGTTGTCACTGCGTTTCCATGCAGAACTCCTCTCCCCCGGTCAGAAACTTGATGAGGAGGCGAATGAAATAATGCATCAAAAACCGTTCACTAAAATGGACCGGCTTAATAAGATTTGGTTCTAAAGGCAAGTCGCAGAGACCTtgcccttcctcccctctgtcaaaatataaGAGGCACCTGCGACTTTCATTTCTTCACTAGTCCAACCAAGCTACAGCAGTAGAACTTGCTATTGTCACAGCAGGCTTGACAGGTAGAGTGCTGTCATGAGCAAGAACTCCTAAACGTGGCTCAAGTACCGCAACAGCGCCAGTGGTGCTCGACAAGGGACAGCAGTCATCCACTCGGTCCTTCCCTAAAAACTGCTAGACTTGTTCAAATTTCAGTGTTAACCCACTTACAGCGCTTTCCCTGATTTACCCCCTGCTACAGCTCTTCCCCGCCATGACAGTATTATACCAGTATTCTGCCAGCGGCACAAATGATGACGTCATGTTCGTATGGTAACTCGGAAACCTTTAAAATAAAAGCCCGCATTTCAAAACAttacaattcaaaatatattacattacatttgaATCAATGGCCACTTTTACTGTGCCAACAAGAAAAGGCAATAGGTCatttatgaagaaaaaaatatataagacctacatacacatacagtagagGTACCGTTTATACCTGTCTCAGCTAATGTGGGGTGGAAAATACTCAGTAGGGTTTCTAATAACCAAATATGTGTCATTTTTGAAGGGGACTGTGTCACACGGTCTGCTGCTGGCTGAGTATTAACTGAGTATTTCACACACAACACTTCATCTGAGGCAGGTAGAAAAGTAATCTTTACAAGCCAATATGTATCCCATGAAGAGTCTATAACAGTGTGCTGCATTGGTGGCTATGGAGGGGGTGGAGTGAAAAGCCAGCAGCCGGCTGTGAGACAGTCCACCGCCAAAGATAATTATATTTGGTTAGTAGAGATGAAACTGAGTATTTCCCATCACAGTTTATATGAGACAGGTAGTCTCTACAACCCAAAAAGTACTCGTTGCCTAGCACAAGAGACCAATTTAAGTTTTGCAGACTCTATTGAATAATTCCAATAACATATGTTTGTATTTTATTAAACGTGTATTTCTTTAAATTCAGCCTACACAATAGCTTTCAACATTCCAGTATTTGTTTAAACTTTCTAAATAAATGCATAAATAATACAAGAAAATCAATACATTGGTTGCAATGCTGTGAAAAACAGTTGTACCGCCATAGATTGCAAAAAAATGGATATTCTCAAAGTTTAGCATGTATTAACCGGGGACTCTTATTTACGGGGGAAAAAATCCGCGATCGTGCTGCCAGCATAATATCCTGCTGCTAAGAGAACAGTAATGAGTGGAGCATGCGCAGTGGGCATCGAGTGACTTCGACAGGGTGTCTCAGGCGTTGATATATCTCAATGGTCTCAGCTGTAGCCCAGGTGGATGGCGCTGTGGACTTGTTCATGTTAGGGACAGAGGGGAGGCTTATAATGCAGGAAACGAGCAGGGCTTCACAAACATTgggttccaaaggaatagagtcTAATGTACAATTTCGCCTCATATTGCAGCCGGTTGGACGTCTGAAGGCAAGACGAAGATACTTGCTCGAGTCAGGAGTCATGTACTGCTGTGCACTCAAAGACATACCAGAGATTTTGCATTAAACAAATTGCATATAAAAACTTTAAGGATTAGGCTGTAATAATGGTTGTCAATGTAATGTTTATTTTCTCCAATAGGCAGACTTTAGGCATTATCTACCCACATTATGCAACCATGGTTACAGTTGTGTAGAAGGGGAAACATTTGTAACATGTTTATATTATTGCTAAAAAAAATAAGAGTAGACAAAATAATGTCCTGCTGTAAAAATAAATATAAGTCATATTCACATGAGATATGTAAATTGTGATGCTTCTCTCTACAGTCCATGCAGTGGAACATTGACAGCTGTAATGCAACCGGAGGTGATAGAAACTAGACATTAAAACGATGTGACAGCGATGCTTCTCCTGCCTCTTCCAGTCACTGACCCATGTTGCAAGAAAGGCATtgcactgtacttgtgcatgtgacattaaaacttgaaacttgtttAAGGCGTTTATGAGACCAAATAGATACATTGTCAGATAGGTTTCTATTTCATTTAGCCTATGTATATTGAATAGCCTATGTATGATTGAAATATAGTCAAAGATCAAATACAACGTATTTGAACAAAGATCGTTATTGCATCATAAAGATGTgtgtctcctctcatctcctagGAGGCTCTGATACAGGATGACTTCAGTTGCTCAGTGGAATGTGGGATGGCTCCCAGTCCTaggctgcatcctaaatggcacagtattccctatatagtgcactacttttgaccgggacccATAAGGCTCtcgtcaaaaggagtgcactgtGTGGGGAATAATGTGCCCTTTTAGGACGCAGTTCTAGTGCTGTTGCCAAGGAGTCAGGCAGCGCCACAATTATTTTGACCTCACAAGCAGTCCCTCTCCCTGGGGACACTGGGACACAAGGCAGTCAGTTGAGTTCCAGCATCAGACAGatgatgcgtcccaaatggcacccagagctctatggggaatagggggctctgatcaaaagaagtgcactgtaaaggaaatagggttccatttgggacgtagacaaAGTCAAGGTTGGTCTCAGTAGCAGTGACCTGAAATACAAGTGCTTACTACAGTGCAATGCTTTAATTTACATGCAGGCTACGTTGAGTGGGTTCAAGTCAAGACACTTTTGCACTGACTTACCTGAGGTAACCTACAAAATGAAAGTAAGAGAGAGTGTTGATATAGTAACTTGTATTTCATAGTTGGCTGTTGAACTGCAACCTTGATGATGTAaattaaatacacatttcatttacaacattttattttcttgttttgtcttttgtgTTCCACAACACATTAATGAATTCAGCTACTCACACAGCTTTGTGCCAAAGTGCTGTCATCTTTTGATTGGATGAACATTCATTATATCCTTCCAAATCAATACCTgagggaaataaaacatttttaaataccCTGAACAAATAAAGGCTTCTAAAACCATACAGTTCGAAAACACATCCTCTTGACTGTTCTCTTTAAGAAATGTATTCTGCGTGAAGCTTGGATTTactttgaaccccccccccatgTGGCAGATTCGATCAGAAAACTAAGCTGAGTGAAGGCTGTTGCATTATGATGACAAGGGGGAATTTCACATGTCTCTCCAgagactacccactgggcacagatgtcaattcaaggTCTATTCCACTTTAGTTCAATGTCattttgttgaaatgacatggacaGGGCCGGTTTAATACAGGGGTTTCCCGGGGCTGAAGCCCCTGGGCCCAGACCAGTGGGGGGCCCAAGaagcatatatacagtatatattataatTTTTTGACTGCAACCACAGGAGGATTCAGGAGCCCACTCTCAATGAGTGTAGAcaacctgctgctgctgctctacTAATCatcagaggggggaggagaggaggtatggTGCCCACGTGGGTAACTGGGGGTCCCTGCCTTGATTGGGTAACCGATTAATAAAAAACTgcataataaataaatgtgactggtCGATTGCGTGAGTCAGGGGCTGGGCCGAAGAGCCAAAAAAACACAATTACGTTTTTTTTTATCCAACCACAGGAGCCTgctctcaatgttcaaaatacCCCAGagagctgtcacgccctgaccttagttatctttgttttctttattattttggttaggtcagggtgtgacaaaggtggtttgtttagtttttttattgTCTagaggtttttgtatgtctaggagttttgtagtctaggtgtttatatgtctatggttgcctagattggttctcaattaaaggcagctgtttatcgttgtctctgattggggaccatatttaggtagccatattccttgggtagtttgtgggttcttattctatgtttagttacCTGTCTGCACTAGCCATAATGGCGTTAAGgttagttttgttcagtgttgcaTTCGGTTAATAAAAGtagaatgtacgcttaccacgctgcgccttggtctcctgtTTATGACGACCGTGACGAGCATAAtatagccacagaggatcaatagtttaaaaaaaatatcagtgAATATATCAGTTAAATTGTATCAGAAGTGCATACACCAGCATAAAGGAAACACCAGCATAAAGTGTATTGGGTCACCACAAGCTGCCAGAACaacttcaatgcgccttggcatagattgtACAAGTGGACATAAACCATGCCAGGAAATTGCACCCCACACACCATAACATTCACTTTGTATCCCTCacttaagtgtttcctttattttggcagttacctacaGTCGGGGAGGCCGCAATTTGACCAGCATGCACGCCAAATATACACCTTGTTGCATTGTGGCCATAGACATATAATGCATAAAAGGGATTTGGAACCTCTTACCCTGGCAATTTGAGtgttaaactcatgggtacactatcATTGGCTGCCAGTCGTGAAAGTCAATGTTTATGcatgacactgtgttaactaacctccagacgagcttcaatgccatacaactctccttccgtggcttccaactgctcttaaacgcaagtaaaactaaatgcatgctattcaaccgatcactgcccgcacctgcccacctgtccaacatcactactctggacggctctgttttagaatacgtggacaactacaaatacctgggtgtctggttagactgtaaactctccttccagactcacattaagcatctccaatccaaaattaaatctagaatcggcttcctatatcgcaacaaagcatccttccctcatgctgccaaacgtgccctcgtaaaactgaccatcctaccgatcctcgacttcggtgatgtcatctataaaataacctccaacactctactcaacaaactggatgcagtctatcacaatgtcatccgttttgtcaccaaagtcccatacactacccaccattgcaacctgtacgctctcgttggttggccctcgcttcatactcgtcgccaaacccactggctacaggttatctacaagtctctgctaggtaaagccccgccttatctcagctcactggtcaccatagcagcacccactcgtagcacttgctccagcaggtatatctcactggtcacccccaaagccaattccttctttggtcgtctttccttccagttctctgctgcccatgactggaacgaattgcaaaaatctctgaagctggagactcacatctccctcactagctttaagcaccagctgtcagagcagtttacagatcactgcacctgtacatagcctatccgtaaacagcccatctatctacctacctcatccccatactgatatttatttgtttatttattttgctcctttgcaccccagtatctctacctgcacattcatcttctgccgatctaccattccagtgtttaattgctatattgtaattacttcgccaccatggcctatttatttccttaacttacctcatttgcactcactggatatagactttttgttttcttttgttctactgtattattgactgtatgttttgtttattccatgtgtaactctgtgttgttgtatgtgtcgaattgctacgctttatcttggccaggtcgcagttgcaaatgacaacttgttctcaagtagcctacctggttaaataaaggtgaaataaaacaaataaaaaataaacatattcattCATTCTGGAACAGAGATTCATATTATTATAAATCatacgtgcttctacacctgcattgcttgctgtttggggttttaggctgggtttctgtacagcactttgagatatcagctgatgtacgaagggctatataaatacatttgatttgattttgatatatgaattatataatataatatgattatgtatttatttacagaatttcagacacacaacacaatatGTGTCAGACTGAATGTCAATCATTCATGTGAGCGTTTGAACTGAGCTAAATGTCAAAGTGGGTGTGTTTAACGTTAATTGTTTATTTGGATCCgcattagcttttgcagaagcagcagctattGTAGTGGATACAGTAGAATCAGGATTGAAATATCAATATTGTAGCATAACAATACTATATCTTACAATGTAGCAAACACTTCCTGAGTTTATTAAATGTTGTTATAACGTATCAAATAAAGGACTGCGATGTCACGCTAGGCCAGTAGTGAACGACAACGTGCTAGTCTTGGTCTCAACATATCGCGAGTCGCGAGATGTGAGGAATCTCAGCTCTGTCTTTAACACTCGCGATAATTCCTATTTCCTTCTCTTTCACTCCCTGTAGCCAACATGGCAGTCGGCAAGAATAAGAGGCTGACCAAAGGTGGCAAAAAAGGTGCCAAAAAGAAGATGTAAGTAGCGCAATTCATCCATTAAATCACGCAATACACACTATTAAGTTCAGGTTATTGACTTTCAGTTTGAAAATGTGAAAGATGAGGTTGATTTTAACTGGATGCACTCCGACCGGTCACTGTTGCTAATATGCTAGGCTCACCGCGCATTCAGTATTCATGAGTTTGTGCATAAGCGACACTGAACTGTTATGTAAGAGACTGTCAAAGTCTTAACACAGGCTGCATATCGTGAAGCATTTTATATAAATGTGCCGAAATGCACACACAGCCGATGTCGCAAGATTACAGGCAGTCTTAAGCTAAGCTACCTAACTAGATCATCCCTGTAACTATGGTGGCTAGCAAGATGGCAGACAGTCATCCATGAACTTAACGTGGACAACGTTAGCTAGACGAAGTATTTTCTACGAAATGATGTGGTCAAACAGAATTAAAGTATTGTAGCCAAGCCAGCCAGGGCTACATGTGCGTGGTGCCAACCCTTCAGTCTTTAGCGAGAAAATTATAATTTGTAAgataatttagctagttagctgggccTTACATTAgtaaccagctagctaacgttatgctATCACAGTCATGTTTTATTGATTAGCCAGGTGCCTGTTGAATTTCCACGTTTGATTGTACTGGAAGTTGAGTTCATACCATTGCCAGCATTTGACAGTAACAAGTTTACGCGAAACCAACCAAAGGGCTAACGTTAACTAGACTGCAACCTTAGTTTCTTTAGCTAGCTACATAGGCCTGTGTCATCAAAACAGattaacagaactgatattgacCATACTACTTTCGCTATCCCCAGTGTCGACCCATTCTCCAAGAAGGACTGGTATGATGTCAAGGCACCCGCTATGTTCAACATCCGCAACATTGGCAAGACCTTGGTATCCAGGACTCAGGGAACCAGTAAGTTTGTTTCTCCAACTGATGATGCCGATTAATGGAGCAACACATGGTTCAGTGGTGATGGCTACCAGTATGAAGACTAACATGCAGCAAAATAACTGCAGACAGAGCCACATGGTTCTGTGGAATTATAGCACTGTTTGGAAACTAGGGGTTGATTCAAGTGAGGTGACTAAAACGTGAACTCCTGACCTTGTACTGTAGCTAGTAAGGTAGCCTAATTCAACTAGCTTTGGGAGTCTGTATATTGGTTGGACTCCCGAGTTATGCATCATTCTGGTGGGTGGCGACGGCTAATAACCCTACCGCAGTATAGCAGGCTTCGCCAAAAATGTTTCCGGTCAACAAAAGCATATGTATAATCTCTAGGAATTTACCAGACAAAGTGAAATGTCCCGCGCTCTCAAAATAAACATCAGTACCCAACTTTTGTCCGAACCGCACCATATTCCTGCCAAGTTAGACAGCGGTCTGCCATTAGACCACACACTTCACGCAAGACTTCCTGCCCCCAAAATCTACCATTTATTTAATAGCGAGGTACACATTTCACTACGTCTTGGTAAGTGGAGTTCCTAGAGATTATACATGTGCTTTTGTTGACAGGAAGCGTTTTTTTTGTCGAAGCCAACTATGGTGGTAGGGTTATTTTCCATCAACACAAGAACGATGCACAACTCGGAGTCCCAACTAATAGAGTCCTGAAGTTGTCCTTAAACTACCTTTAAATATGGGTTTGTTGGTCAGTAATGTCCCTTTTTAGTCATCCCTTTTTAAAATGGTTTCAACTTATCGGTCTAGTCTTGGTTTTGTTTGTACCGTACTTAACACAATGGGAATGCATGATGACAAATTGTTTCGGCCCAATGATTGCCACTGATTACTGGTAAAGAGATCTGATGTTCCCGGCCTTGGCCTCCATTCCCCTCACTGCATCCCACATCAACTAATCTGTTCTACTAGGAATCGCCTCTGATGGTCTGAAGGGACGTGTGTTCGAGGTGAGCCTCGCTGACCTGCAGAACGATGAGGTGGCCTTCCGCAAGTTCAAGCTGATCTCAGAAGACGTGCAGGGCAAGAACTGCCTGACCAACTTCCACGGCATGGACCTGACCCGTGACAAGATGTGCTCCATGGTCAAGAAGTGGCAGGTGAGGAATCCTACAGGAGGATGTAACACACAGCTGGATTTGTGGAGATATTGTGTTTTTGATATGTGTTTATAATTACAGTACAAAATGTATGGAAATGGGTCATCCTGTCATTAAAGGTGCAATAAGCAGGAATCACACCGCCATTTAattagcctaatttcagtttgataAAACAACCAGTCATTGTTTAGAGAATCGTTAAACCGATGTAATATTTTCTATAACTAAACATTTTGTGTttttagctgtttgaagctggtctGTAAAAGATGCAAAACTTAAGATCAGGAAGCATAGAAAAAACAAACATCTACTGCTTCTTATACTTCCTTTCAATGAGAATGGTAGAGTTATAACTCGCATTTCTGTGTGAAAttggtcgggtcgcccaaaaagtgtcATTGCAACTTTAAGCTGAAAGACGCCGCCTTTCCCTCAGTTTTTTCTCAGCACACGTGGAATGTAAACCACTATTTCAACATTGTATCCTAATACTGTCGCACCACCTTCAAAAGTGATGTACCATTATGGGTAATCTCAACACTATAAATTAACCTCTTCCTTGTAATGTGTTGGGGCCAATGTACCCAAAACTATTCATTGACCTTCATCCTGTCTCCCCGCCAGACCATGATTGAGGCCCATGTGGACGTGAAGACCACCGACGGCTACCTCCTGCGTCTGTTCTGCGTCGGCTTCACCAAGAAGCGCACCAACCAGATCAGGAAGACGTCGTACGCCCAGCACCAGCAGGTCCGTCAGATCAGGAAGAAGATGATGGAGATCATGACCCGTGAGGTTCAGACCAACGACCTGAAGGAAGTCGTCAACAAGCTGTAAGGACGTTTGCCATCCTGTTGCTGGTTCAATAGAATGTTCTGCACTCTGGGAAGATGTGGTCCATGTGAAATGCAACATGGAGTGCATATATGGGCATGCATATTATTTGGCTGTTAGAATAAGCAAATTTATTTCAACAAAATTGTTGGCTGTGTCGAACACTTTTCCTGCATTTTTAATTGTGTACAGTTAAGTTTTGATGTCTTGAGTAAGTTGAATGGCTTTCAATGAAGGCAGCCAGTAATTTAACTAGATCTCTCAGCTGGTCATTTTCAGTAGCCAAGCCAGGTTCCCTCTTACTGATTCACTTTTCCCTTTGTCCTCTAGGATCCCTGACTCCGTTGGCAAGGACATTGAGAAGGCCTGCCAGTCCATCTACCCCCTCCACGACGTCTACGTCAGGAAGGTTAAGATGCTGAAGAAGCCCAAGTTTGAGTGTAAGTCACCCTGAACCTCAAACCTATCCTGCCCCTTGAGGCGTTGCAGTCCGACAATGTGTCGAGCCTGTGTCATAAGGGGCGGAGAGTGAAAGGGTTATGTCTACGCCAAGGACCCAGAATGGTGGGTACTTGGAGTGATCATGGCTCCGACAGATGGCACAATACTAGACAATTAATGGTGTGAAAGAAAGCCTATTCAGGATCTTTGTCAAAAACTTACCATGCATTAA
It encodes the following:
- the LOC139374714 gene encoding small ribosomal subunit protein eS1; the protein is MAVGKNKRLTKGGKKGAKKKIVDPFSKKDWYDVKAPAMFNIRNIGKTLVSRTQGTRIASDGLKGRVFEVSLADLQNDEVAFRKFKLISEDVQGKNCLTNFHGMDLTRDKMCSMVKKWQTMIEAHVDVKTTDGYLLRLFCVGFTKKRTNQIRKTSYAQHQQVRQIRKKMMEIMTREVQTNDLKEVVNKLIPDSVGKDIEKACQSIYPLHDVYVRKVKMLKKPKFELGKLMELHGEGGGSSTAKPSGDDTGAKVDRADGYEPPIQETV